The following proteins are co-located in the Micromonospora coriariae genome:
- a CDS encoding MFS transporter, translated as MSRPAGAVRLSLWRDRTFGTYWIAQSLSAAGDSFAYLAVPLLVLQATGSVARMGLLTAVAGAASVVAGIFGGVLVDRYDRRTLMIVTDLARLVLYALVPLAWLAGPQVWLLFVVLPICEAAGMVFQVAAVTAVRNLVDRDRITEANGRLQATYAAAAVLGPLLAGVVSARFGPAVAIAVNAASFAISTVGLWLIRLRPAQPDDAAPVTRQRPLVEFLAGARFLWRQPVLRALTVLLSVFIFLTYGFTDVLIYHVTHDLGGSEGTVGTVLGLAAVGTIAGALLVAPLRRRRGFGVTWIGAHAICGFAVAGVGLATTVPTVTALTAVYLCCLSVGGICSMSLRQEITPDHLLGRVTSAFWSTHYALGPAGAVALTWAAARYGVAAVAVVAGAGCLLVAIGGLFTPIRRAGSEPTLPQELQPAPAGGTVVG; from the coding sequence ATGAGTCGACCTGCCGGTGCGGTCCGGCTTTCGCTGTGGCGGGACCGCACGTTCGGCACGTACTGGATCGCGCAGTCGCTCTCCGCGGCCGGCGACTCGTTCGCGTACCTCGCGGTGCCGCTGCTGGTGCTCCAGGCGACCGGGTCGGTGGCCCGGATGGGCCTGCTCACCGCCGTCGCGGGCGCGGCGTCGGTCGTCGCCGGCATCTTCGGCGGTGTGCTGGTCGACCGGTACGACCGGCGGACCCTGATGATCGTGACGGACCTCGCCCGCCTCGTGCTCTACGCCCTGGTGCCACTGGCCTGGCTCGCCGGGCCGCAGGTCTGGCTGCTCTTCGTCGTCCTGCCGATCTGCGAGGCGGCCGGGATGGTGTTCCAGGTCGCCGCTGTGACCGCGGTCCGCAACCTGGTCGACCGGGACCGGATCACCGAGGCCAACGGTCGGTTGCAGGCGACGTACGCGGCAGCGGCCGTGCTCGGGCCGTTGCTCGCCGGCGTGGTGTCGGCCCGGTTCGGTCCGGCGGTGGCGATCGCCGTCAACGCGGCGAGCTTCGCGATCTCCACGGTGGGCCTGTGGTTGATCCGGCTGCGACCCGCCCAGCCCGACGACGCCGCCCCGGTGACCCGGCAGCGACCGCTGGTCGAGTTCCTGGCCGGGGCGCGGTTCCTGTGGCGCCAACCCGTGCTCCGCGCGCTGACCGTGCTGCTGTCGGTCTTCATCTTCCTGACCTACGGCTTCACCGACGTGCTGATCTACCACGTCACGCATGACCTGGGCGGCTCCGAGGGCACTGTCGGCACGGTGCTCGGCCTGGCGGCGGTGGGCACCATCGCCGGGGCGCTCCTGGTGGCCCCGCTGCGCCGCCGACGCGGCTTCGGCGTCACCTGGATCGGCGCGCACGCGATCTGCGGTTTCGCCGTGGCGGGCGTCGGCCTCGCGACGACGGTGCCGACGGTCACCGCGCTCACCGCCGTGTACCTGTGCTGCCTGAGCGTGGGCGGGATCTGCTCGATGTCCCTGCGCCAGGAGATCACTCCCGATCATCTGCTCGGCCGGGTCACCTCGGCGTTCTGGAGCACCCACTACGCCCTCGGACCGGCCGGTGCGGTCGCGCTGACCTGGGCCGCCGCCCGGTACGGCGTCGCTGCGGTCGCCGTCGTGGCGGGGGCGGGATGTCTGCTGGTCGCGATCGGTGGCCTGTTCACGCCGATCCGCCGAGCCGGCTCGGAGCCGACACTCCCGCAAGAACTCCAGCCTGCGCCAGCCGGCGGAACCGTTGTTGGTTGA
- a CDS encoding phosphotransferase family protein, which produces MASPTQRPLTTDDVTYLVRASFGPHTRVRDCGPLTGGGYATVWWILLADDRRVVLKLAPPAGTPLLRYERGLCAAEARYFRLVAEQAPEVPVPPVLHHGTDPAYGEWLVTGMLPGRSLYELAEAGATIDDGPARYDLGAALAAVHRVTGDRFGYEGERASGATWSAAFTAMLDALLADAADWDVRLPVTPDRLRTLVGRHAGALDEVRRPALLHFDCWDGNVLTAPGPDGRLRLSGLVDGERFLHGDPLLDLVSPLLYRRVEDEPEHPLLRGYRAAAPEPLVLDAAARRRLGLYRLHLYLLMTVEMPSRGMTARSHPGRHAQLAALLDAELAALGTD; this is translated from the coding sequence GTGGCGAGCCCGACACAGCGTCCGCTCACGACTGACGACGTGACGTACCTGGTCCGCGCGTCGTTCGGCCCGCACACACGGGTACGTGACTGCGGCCCGCTGACCGGCGGCGGCTACGCCACGGTCTGGTGGATCCTGCTCGCCGACGACCGCCGGGTGGTGTTGAAGCTGGCCCCGCCGGCAGGTACGCCGCTGCTGCGCTACGAGCGCGGGCTCTGCGCGGCCGAGGCCCGGTACTTCCGGCTGGTCGCCGAGCAGGCCCCGGAGGTGCCCGTGCCTCCGGTGCTGCACCACGGCACCGACCCGGCGTACGGCGAGTGGCTGGTCACCGGAATGCTGCCCGGCCGGTCACTGTACGAGTTGGCCGAGGCCGGGGCGACAATCGACGACGGCCCGGCGCGGTACGACCTCGGCGCTGCCCTCGCCGCTGTGCACCGGGTCACGGGCGACCGGTTCGGCTACGAGGGCGAGCGGGCCAGCGGGGCGACCTGGTCGGCGGCGTTCACGGCGATGCTCGACGCGCTCCTCGCCGACGCCGCCGACTGGGACGTCCGGCTGCCGGTCACCCCGGACCGGTTGCGCACGCTGGTCGGGCGGCACGCCGGCGCGCTGGACGAGGTGCGTCGCCCCGCGCTGCTGCATTTCGACTGCTGGGACGGCAACGTGCTGACCGCGCCCGGCCCGGACGGCCGGCTACGGCTGAGCGGACTGGTGGACGGCGAACGGTTCCTGCACGGCGATCCGCTGCTGGATCTGGTCTCGCCGCTGCTCTACCGGCGGGTGGAGGACGAGCCGGAACATCCGCTGCTGCGCGGCTACCGTGCCGCGGCCCCCGAGCCCTTGGTGCTGGACGCCGCGGCCCGCCGCCGACTCGGTCTCTACCGGTTGCACCTGTACCTGCTGATGACGGTGGAGATGCCGAGCCGGGGCATGACCGCGCGCAGCCATCCGGGCCGACATGCCCAGCTGGCGGCCCTGCTCGATGCGGAACTCGCCGCGCTCGGCACGGACTGA
- a CDS encoding LacI family DNA-binding transcriptional regulator: MATLSDVARRAGVSPATASRVINGSSKPVTDELRERVLAAVAELQYVPNAHAQLLARSHRSAVGVIVHDVSDPYFAEITRGLQRVATDKGRLLMICNSYRDPDRELEYVELLRGHQVAALILAGSGYHDDAFTRQLNEKLAAYEATGGRVAVIGRHEHSGDAVMPDNRAGGYLAGRELCELGHRAIGVVAGPRILTTTTDRLAGLRQALTEQGRDLPERRIRYAEFDRDGGAEATARLLDADPELTAIVALNDSMAIGALATLRSRSLAVPQRVSVVGFDDMPIARDVTPALTTVRLPLVDMGVRAMSLVLGAEAPAPRVEVLPAELIRRDTAGPAPRSARDKAGAAPRPRQGDVRS, translated from the coding sequence ATGGCGACCCTGTCCGACGTGGCGCGACGCGCGGGCGTCTCGCCCGCCACCGCCTCCCGAGTGATCAACGGCAGCAGTAAGCCCGTCACCGACGAGCTGCGCGAGCGGGTGCTCGCCGCCGTCGCCGAGTTGCAGTACGTGCCGAACGCGCACGCCCAGCTGCTGGCCCGCTCGCACCGCAGCGCGGTGGGCGTGATCGTGCACGACGTCTCCGACCCGTATTTCGCCGAGATCACCCGTGGGCTGCAACGCGTCGCCACCGACAAGGGCCGGCTGCTGATGATCTGCAACAGCTACCGGGACCCGGACCGCGAGTTGGAGTACGTGGAGCTGCTGCGCGGCCACCAGGTGGCGGCACTGATCCTGGCCGGTTCCGGCTACCACGACGACGCGTTCACCCGGCAGCTCAACGAGAAGCTCGCCGCGTACGAGGCGACCGGCGGCCGGGTCGCGGTGATCGGCCGACACGAGCACTCCGGCGACGCGGTGATGCCGGACAACCGGGCCGGCGGCTACCTCGCCGGGCGGGAGCTGTGCGAGCTGGGCCACCGGGCGATCGGCGTGGTGGCCGGCCCGCGCATCCTCACCACCACCACGGACCGGCTCGCCGGGCTCCGGCAGGCCCTGACCGAGCAGGGCCGCGACCTGCCCGAGCGGCGGATCCGGTACGCCGAGTTCGACCGCGACGGCGGCGCCGAGGCCACGGCCCGGCTGCTCGACGCCGACCCGGAGCTGACCGCGATCGTGGCGCTCAACGACTCGATGGCGATCGGCGCGCTCGCCACCCTGCGGTCGCGCTCGCTGGCCGTGCCGCAGCGGGTCTCCGTGGTGGGCTTCGACGACATGCCGATCGCCCGGGACGTGACTCCGGCGTTGACCACCGTGCGGCTGCCGCTGGTCGACATGGGGGTCCGCGCGATGTCCCTGGTGCTCGGCGCGGAGGCGCCGGCGCCGCGGGTCGAGGTGCTCCCCGCCGAGCTGATCCGCCGGGACACCGCCGGCCCCGCCCCGCGATCCGCACGGGACAAAGCCGGGGCGGCGCCCCGCCCGCGTCAGGGTGACGTCCGCTCGTGA
- a CDS encoding cupin domain-containing protein: MSERFAAPLPGGIGVSRLRVYDTVASDGLVGGTPHVHLCCTEGYVVTDGEGVVQTLTTAGFRETPLRPGAVVWFEPGTVHRLVNGGGLTIVVLMQNSGLPEAGDAVLTFPPEVLADPAAYAAAAALPDGGAPGADVHAAYRRRDLAVTGFQALRSGGPMALAAFHAAAIALRQPLVTRWRQRWEDGAGRAAADTAAQLDALKRGDPGHLGDAGVYAVDEPVERGRLGMCGLLDTYPASS; this comes from the coding sequence GTGTCCGAACGCTTCGCCGCCCCGCTGCCCGGCGGGATCGGGGTGTCCCGACTGCGCGTCTACGACACCGTGGCCTCGGACGGCCTGGTCGGCGGCACCCCGCACGTGCACCTGTGCTGCACCGAGGGGTACGTGGTGACCGACGGCGAGGGCGTGGTGCAGACCCTGACCACCGCCGGCTTCCGGGAGACGCCGCTGCGGCCGGGTGCTGTGGTCTGGTTCGAGCCGGGCACCGTGCACCGCCTGGTCAACGGCGGCGGGCTGACCATTGTGGTGCTCATGCAGAACAGCGGCCTGCCCGAGGCCGGCGACGCGGTGCTGACCTTCCCACCCGAGGTGCTGGCCGACCCGGCCGCGTACGCCGCGGCGGCGGCGTTGCCCGACGGGGGAGCGCCGGGCGCGGACGTGCACGCCGCGTACCGCCGGCGGGATCTGGCGGTGACCGGCTTTCAGGCGCTGCGCTCCGGCGGGCCGATGGCGCTGGCCGCGTTCCACGCCGCCGCGATCGCGCTGCGCCAGCCGTTGGTGACACGGTGGCGGCAGCGGTGGGAGGACGGCGCGGGCCGTGCCGCCGCCGACACCGCCGCGCAGCTCGACGCCCTCAAGCGGGGGGATCCCGGGCACCTGGGTGACGCCGGGGTGTACGCGGTGGACGAGCCGGTCGAGCGCGGCCGGTTGGGTATGTGCGGCCTCCTCGACACCTACCCGGCCAGCAGCTGA
- a CDS encoding ABC transporter permease, which yields MTENALDTAGQQAAAARAAGAPAASAATGSTDAGQPSAVVGPPPGTGGRPSRPTLGRRALALADSLWRPALVLAAFFAAWWFVAAREYVPNYLVPTPGQVWTTMTEQWSELVRHTMVTLYETVLGFVLAAALGLAAAVAIAYSRTLDKALYPIVLFAQVIPKIAIAPLLVVWFGLGLTPKIILAVLIAFFPVVISGVAGLRSTDPELLDLAATMGAGPWRTFRKIRFPNALPHLMAGLKVAVTLAVVGAVVGEFVGASEGLGYVLLLANGNLDAPLLFADLILMSAIGIVLFVLVEIAEALLIPWHASRRAGVPLTTS from the coding sequence GTGACCGAGAACGCTCTGGACACGGCGGGCCAGCAGGCCGCCGCCGCGAGGGCGGCCGGTGCACCCGCCGCATCGGCGGCGACCGGGTCGACCGACGCCGGTCAGCCGTCCGCAGTGGTCGGACCGCCACCGGGGACCGGCGGCCGACCGTCACGACCGACGCTCGGCCGCCGTGCGCTGGCCCTCGCCGACTCGCTCTGGCGCCCGGCGCTGGTGCTGGCGGCGTTCTTCGCCGCCTGGTGGTTCGTCGCCGCCCGGGAGTACGTGCCCAACTATCTGGTGCCGACCCCCGGCCAGGTCTGGACCACGATGACCGAGCAGTGGTCGGAGCTGGTTCGGCACACCATGGTCACCCTCTACGAGACGGTGCTCGGCTTCGTACTGGCCGCCGCGCTGGGGCTGGCCGCCGCGGTCGCCATCGCATACTCGCGCACCCTGGACAAGGCGCTCTACCCGATCGTCCTGTTCGCACAGGTCATTCCAAAGATCGCCATCGCACCACTGCTTGTGGTCTGGTTCGGCCTCGGCCTCACCCCGAAGATCATCCTGGCGGTCCTCATCGCGTTCTTCCCGGTGGTCATCTCCGGCGTGGCAGGGCTGCGCTCCACCGACCCGGAGCTGCTCGACCTCGCCGCCACGATGGGCGCCGGGCCCTGGCGCACCTTCCGCAAGATCCGCTTTCCGAACGCGTTGCCACATCTGATGGCCGGCCTCAAGGTGGCGGTCACTCTCGCGGTGGTCGGCGCCGTGGTCGGTGAGTTCGTCGGCGCCAGCGAAGGGCTCGGCTACGTCCTGTTGCTGGCCAACGGCAACCTCGACGCCCCGCTCCTGTTCGCCGATCTGATCCTGATGTCCGCCATCGGCATCGTCCTGTTCGTCCTGGTCGAGATCGCCGAGGCACTGCTCATTCCCTGGCACGCCAGCCGTCGGGCCGGCGTACCGCTCACCACCTCCTGA
- a CDS encoding ABC transporter substrate-binding protein — MKRTATTILATVALLFAATGCGGDDSSDGGTGADGKKEVTLTLNWVPYGEHAPFYYGLQKGFFSAEGIDLKILPGNGSGNTVKQVAQKQTDFGWADSPVLLKSVASGMPVRSLGAYLEKGPSSVEFFTEENIKTPADLKGKTVGGTPGDALYATFPAWLEKNGLKKDDVKVVNVDAAGKIAALAEGRVDAIMGFFHDQAPTIESKTGKKVDVLLFADYGMNLLGTGLIANTQTLQKDPELARKFVRATQKSWAEAARDPAGAVSAMTALAENEPAPEVLTKQLTLNLPLIGADGPPGVNTEAQWTETIDLMSRYAELKDPGAPNAYWDASYAAQG; from the coding sequence ATGAAACGCACCGCCACCACCATCCTGGCCACCGTCGCCCTGCTGTTCGCCGCCACCGGCTGCGGCGGGGACGACTCCTCCGACGGCGGCACCGGCGCCGACGGCAAGAAAGAGGTCACCCTCACCCTCAACTGGGTGCCCTACGGCGAGCACGCCCCGTTCTACTACGGGCTCCAGAAGGGCTTCTTCTCCGCCGAGGGCATCGACCTGAAGATCCTGCCCGGCAACGGCTCCGGCAACACCGTCAAGCAGGTCGCCCAGAAGCAGACCGACTTCGGCTGGGCGGACAGCCCGGTGCTGCTCAAGTCGGTGGCCAGCGGGATGCCGGTGCGCAGCCTGGGCGCGTACCTGGAGAAGGGCCCGTCCTCGGTGGAGTTCTTCACGGAGGAGAACATCAAGACCCCGGCCGACCTCAAGGGCAAGACCGTCGGCGGCACCCCCGGCGACGCCCTCTACGCGACCTTCCCGGCCTGGCTGGAGAAGAACGGCCTCAAGAAGGACGACGTCAAGGTCGTCAACGTGGACGCCGCCGGCAAGATCGCTGCACTGGCCGAGGGCAGGGTCGACGCCATCATGGGCTTCTTCCACGACCAGGCACCCACCATCGAGAGCAAGACCGGCAAGAAGGTCGACGTGCTGCTCTTCGCCGACTACGGCATGAACCTGCTCGGCACCGGCCTGATCGCCAACACCCAGACCCTCCAGAAGGACCCGGAGCTGGCCCGCAAGTTCGTCCGGGCCACCCAGAAGTCCTGGGCCGAGGCCGCCCGCGACCCGGCCGGCGCGGTGAGCGCGATGACCGCCCTCGCCGAGAACGAGCCCGCACCCGAGGTGCTCACCAAGCAGCTCACCCTCAACCTGCCGCTGATCGGCGCCGACGGCCCGCCCGGCGTGAACACCGAAGCCCAGTGGACCGAGACCATCGACCTGATGTCCCGCTACGCGGAGCTGAAGGACCCGGGCGCACCCAACGCGTACTGGGACGCCTCGTACGCGGCCCAGGGGTGA
- a CDS encoding ABC transporter ATP-binding protein — MSGLTVRFSSRRSQTTALDDVSLDIQPGEFVTIVGPSGCGKSTLLKIIAGLVRPTSGTVSLLDRPVRGPQKEIGFVFQKAALLEWRGARGNILLQAEMRGMDRAHAARRADELIEMTGLTGFEKALPHELSGGMQQRVALCRALLHSPPVLLMDEPFGALDALTREQMNAELHRIWRETGTTVVLVTHSIAEAVFLGTRVVVMSARPGRIIRTFPVELPAHRDYAQVMSDPRFDRLATDLRGLLGSAAANH; from the coding sequence ATGTCCGGTCTGACCGTCCGGTTCAGCTCGCGGCGGTCGCAGACCACCGCGCTGGACGACGTGTCGCTGGACATCCAGCCGGGGGAGTTCGTCACCATCGTCGGTCCGTCCGGCTGCGGCAAGTCCACCCTGCTGAAGATCATCGCCGGGCTGGTCCGGCCGACCAGCGGCACGGTGTCGCTGCTGGACCGCCCGGTACGCGGCCCGCAGAAGGAGATCGGCTTCGTCTTCCAGAAGGCCGCACTGCTGGAGTGGCGCGGGGCGCGGGGCAACATCCTGCTCCAGGCCGAGATGCGCGGCATGGACCGGGCGCACGCGGCCCGCCGGGCGGACGAGCTGATCGAGATGACCGGCCTGACCGGCTTCGAGAAGGCGCTGCCGCACGAGCTCTCCGGCGGCATGCAGCAGCGGGTGGCGCTCTGCCGCGCGCTGCTGCACTCCCCGCCGGTGCTCCTGATGGACGAGCCGTTCGGTGCCCTGGACGCGCTGACCCGCGAGCAGATGAACGCCGAGCTGCACCGGATCTGGCGGGAGACCGGCACCACTGTGGTGCTGGTGACCCACTCCATCGCCGAGGCGGTCTTCCTCGGCACCCGGGTCGTGGTGATGAGCGCCCGGCCCGGCCGGATCATCCGCACCTTCCCGGTCGAGCTGCCGGCGCACCGGGACTACGCACAGGTGATGTCGGATCCCCGCTTCGACCGGCTCGCCACCGACCTGCGCGGGTTGCTCGGCAGCGCGGCCGCCAACCACTGA
- a CDS encoding Gfo/Idh/MocA family protein: MTRRSIGIIVNGVTGRMGYRQHLVRSLLAIRESGGVTLADGTTIWPEPVLVGRNETKLRELAERHGLPDWTTDLTSALARNDVEIYFDAQVTQQREKAIRQAIEAGKHIYTEKPLAEDTAGALDLARAADAAGVRTGVVQDKLFLPGLRKLKRLIDGGFFGRILSVRGEFGYWVFEGDWQPAQRPSWNYRAEDGGGITVDMFPHWHYVLEELFGRVNAVSCVTATHVPERVDEDGRTYPATADDAAYGIFELDGGVIAQLNSSWCVRVYRDELVEFQVDGTEGSAVAGLRRCRVQHRAVTPKPVWNPDLPVTEDFRAQWTEVPDNEEFDNGFKVQWEAFLRHVVAGEPFRWDFLAGARGVQLAELGLRSAREGVRVEVPELTS; the protein is encoded by the coding sequence ATGACCCGCAGGTCGATCGGCATCATCGTCAACGGAGTGACCGGAAGGATGGGCTACCGGCAGCACCTCGTCCGCTCGCTGCTGGCCATCCGCGAGTCCGGCGGCGTGACGTTGGCCGACGGCACGACCATCTGGCCGGAACCGGTCCTGGTCGGGCGCAACGAGACGAAGCTCCGCGAGCTCGCCGAGCGGCACGGGCTGCCCGACTGGACCACCGACCTGACCTCGGCGCTGGCCCGGAACGACGTCGAGATCTACTTCGACGCCCAGGTCACCCAGCAGCGGGAGAAGGCGATCCGGCAGGCCATCGAGGCCGGCAAGCACATCTACACGGAGAAGCCCCTCGCTGAGGACACCGCGGGCGCGCTCGACCTGGCCCGCGCCGCCGACGCTGCCGGGGTACGCACCGGTGTCGTGCAGGACAAGCTCTTCCTGCCCGGGCTGCGCAAGCTCAAGCGGCTCATCGATGGCGGCTTCTTCGGCCGGATCCTGTCGGTGCGCGGCGAGTTCGGCTACTGGGTCTTCGAGGGCGACTGGCAGCCGGCCCAGCGCCCGTCCTGGAACTACCGGGCCGAGGACGGCGGCGGCATCACTGTCGACATGTTCCCGCACTGGCACTACGTGCTGGAGGAGCTGTTCGGCCGGGTCAACGCCGTCTCCTGCGTGACCGCCACCCACGTGCCCGAGCGGGTCGACGAGGACGGCCGCACCTACCCCGCCACCGCCGACGACGCCGCGTACGGCATCTTCGAGCTCGACGGTGGGGTGATCGCGCAGCTCAACTCGTCCTGGTGCGTGCGGGTGTACCGCGACGAGTTGGTGGAGTTCCAGGTCGACGGCACCGAGGGCAGCGCGGTGGCCGGGCTGCGCCGCTGCCGGGTGCAGCACCGGGCGGTCACCCCGAAGCCGGTGTGGAACCCGGACCTGCCGGTCACCGAGGACTTCCGGGCGCAGTGGACCGAGGTGCCCGACAACGAGGAGTTCGACAACGGCTTCAAGGTGCAGTGGGAGGCGTTCCTGCGGCACGTCGTGGCCGGTGAGCCGTTCCGCTGGGACTTCCTGGCCGGCGCACGCGGCGTGCAGCTCGCCGAGTTGGGGCTGCGCTCGGCCCGCGAGGGCGTCCGGGTCGAGGTGCCGGAGCTGACCTCATGA
- a CDS encoding dihydrodipicolinate synthase family protein: MTPEVVLPGGRRHRLAGGSGFPRPAAPAASRIAYAAAHVVADPSAENVPGAPAAVDWETTLAFRRHLWSYGLGVAEAMDTAQRGMGLDYPATRELIRRSAAEARAVGGRIVAGVGTDQLPAGPATLTSVTAAYREQLDDVRAAGARPVLMCSRHLAAVARGPEDYLRVYDDLLTVAQEPVVLHWLGPMFDPALTGYWGALDLDLATDTVVELIKAHESKVDGIKVSLLDAGREVALRRRLPAGVRLYTGDDFHYPELIRGDEMGHSDALLGVFAAIAPAAAAALAALDRGDLAAYDEILAPTVPLARHLFAAPTWHYKTGIVFLAWLSGHQDHFTMVGGAQSGRSPAHLATLLTLADAAGLLPDADLAAARARALFTVAGVAQ, encoded by the coding sequence ATGACGCCCGAGGTGGTGCTGCCCGGGGGGCGGCGGCACCGGCTGGCCGGAGGGAGCGGGTTCCCCCGCCCCGCCGCCCCGGCGGCCAGCCGGATCGCGTACGCCGCCGCGCACGTCGTGGCCGACCCGAGCGCGGAGAACGTGCCGGGCGCCCCGGCGGCGGTGGACTGGGAGACCACCCTCGCGTTCCGCCGGCACCTCTGGTCGTACGGCCTGGGGGTCGCCGAGGCGATGGACACCGCCCAGCGGGGGATGGGGCTGGACTACCCGGCCACCCGTGAGTTGATCCGGCGTAGCGCCGCCGAGGCCCGCGCTGTGGGCGGGCGGATCGTCGCCGGGGTCGGCACCGATCAGCTGCCGGCCGGCCCGGCCACCCTGACGTCGGTCACCGCGGCCTACCGGGAGCAGCTCGACGACGTCCGCGCCGCCGGGGCCCGGCCGGTGCTGATGTGCAGCCGGCACCTGGCCGCCGTGGCCCGCGGCCCGGAGGACTACCTGCGGGTGTACGACGATCTGCTGACCGTCGCGCAGGAGCCGGTGGTGCTGCACTGGCTGGGCCCGATGTTCGACCCGGCGCTGACCGGCTACTGGGGTGCGCTGGACCTGGACCTGGCCACCGACACGGTGGTCGAGCTGATCAAGGCGCACGAGTCCAAGGTGGACGGGATCAAGGTGTCGCTGCTGGACGCCGGGCGGGAGGTCGCGCTGCGCCGCCGGCTGCCGGCCGGGGTACGGCTCTACACCGGCGACGACTTCCACTACCCGGAGTTGATCCGGGGTGACGAGATGGGTCACTCGGACGCGCTGCTCGGGGTGTTCGCGGCCATCGCGCCGGCCGCCGCCGCCGCGCTGGCCGCCCTGGACCGGGGCGACCTGGCAGCGTACGACGAGATCCTCGCGCCGACGGTGCCACTGGCCCGGCACCTGTTCGCGGCGCCGACCTGGCACTACAAGACGGGGATCGTGTTCCTGGCCTGGCTGTCCGGGCATCAGGACCACTTCACCATGGTCGGCGGCGCGCAGTCCGGCCGGTCGCCGGCCCACCTGGCCACCCTGCTCACCCTGGCCGACGCCGCCGGGCTGCTGCCCGACGCCGACCTGGCCGCCGCCCGCGCCCGGGCGTTGTTCACAGTGGCAGGGGTAGCGCAATGA
- a CDS encoding sugar phosphate isomerase/epimerase family protein, whose translation MSGLARFSFNQATAQHWPLPEVVAGCVAAGVPGIGLWREPVAEYGLARSAKLVRDAGLAVTSLCRGGFFQADDWRADNLRAIEEAATLGAPELVLVSGGLPGGSRDIDGARRRVADAIGELAPHAAAAGVRLAIEPLHPMFCADRCVIATLGQALDIAERFDTAVVGVVVDAYHVWWDDTVYAQIDRAGPWIAAFQVCDWVTPLPEGVLLGRALPGDGCIELRRLREAVDAAGYVGPIEVEVFSAEVWARPGAEVLDAAIAGYLRHVV comes from the coding sequence ATGAGTGGGTTGGCGCGTTTCTCGTTCAACCAGGCCACCGCCCAGCACTGGCCGTTGCCTGAGGTGGTGGCCGGTTGCGTCGCGGCCGGCGTGCCCGGCATCGGGCTGTGGCGGGAGCCGGTCGCCGAGTACGGGCTGGCCCGCTCGGCGAAGCTGGTCCGCGACGCCGGCCTCGCCGTCACCTCGCTGTGCCGGGGCGGGTTCTTCCAGGCCGACGACTGGCGGGCGGACAACCTGCGGGCCATCGAGGAGGCGGCCACGCTGGGCGCCCCCGAGCTGGTGCTGGTCTCCGGGGGGCTGCCGGGGGGCAGCCGGGACATCGACGGCGCCCGGCGCCGGGTCGCCGACGCGATCGGCGAGCTGGCCCCACACGCGGCGGCGGCCGGCGTACGGCTGGCCATCGAGCCGCTGCACCCGATGTTCTGCGCCGACCGCTGCGTGATCGCCACCCTCGGCCAGGCGTTGGACATCGCCGAGCGCTTCGACACGGCGGTGGTGGGTGTGGTCGTGGACGCGTACCACGTCTGGTGGGACGACACCGTGTACGCGCAGATCGACCGGGCCGGCCCGTGGATCGCCGCGTTCCAGGTCTGCGACTGGGTGACTCCGCTGCCGGAGGGGGTGCTGCTCGGTCGGGCCCTGCCGGGCGACGGCTGCATCGAGCTGCGCCGGCTGCGCGAGGCGGTGGACGCGGCCGGTTATGTGGGCCCGATCGAGGTGGAGGTCTTCTCCGCCGAGGTGTGGGCGCGTCCGGGTGCGGAGGTGCTCGACGCCGCGATCGCCGGCTACCTGCGCCACGTTGTCTGA